One Trichormus variabilis 0441 genomic window, TATCACAATCGCCGGTAGAACGAGCAGCCAAACTAGAAGAACTCTCGCAAAACTCGCGATCGCCAGATCGAGAAAGAGCGCGTTATTTGTTGGCGAGTGATTATATAGACACAAAACAAGGCCAAAAAGCCCTGGAACTACTCACGGGTTTAGAGAAAAGCTATCCTGTCCTCGCACCCTACATCTTACTGAAACAGGCACAAGCACAGGATTTATTAGGGGAAGATGGCAAAGCTTCTGACTTGAGGCAACAAGTATTAAAACAGTATCCCAAGGAAGCGGCGGTGGTGAAAGCCATATATCTGATTGCTCAACCAAAGCTACAGGATACAGCGATCGCCCAATTTCCTTCCCATCCCCTCACCTGGGAGATTATCAGGAAGCGCCTATCAGAAAATCCCAATCAGCCACAGTTGCAGCTCATCTTGGCTCAACACGCTTATACCCAGCCAGGGATAGTAGGGGTGTTAGACGAGCTAGGAAAACAGACAAATCTCCAACCCCAAGACTGGGAAGTGATTGGTACAGCCTACTGGGAGAATAATCAATTCCTCAAAGCGGCGAACGCTTACGCCAAAGCGCCAAAAACAGCCCGTAATCTCTACCGGACTGCGCGGGGATGGCAAGTAGGCGGGAAAAATCGAGAACAAGCAATCTCTACCTATAAGCAACTAGTACAGCAATTTCCTGATGCGCGAGAAACAGGACTAGGCTTGGTACGGTTGGCAGAAATGACTAAAACCAACAAAGATGCCTTACCCTATCTCAACCAAGTAATTGCTAAATTCCCTGAACAAGCAAGTCAGGCATTGGTAAAAAAAGCCGAAATCCTCACAGCCCTTAAGGATGAAAAAGCAGCCCAACAAACTTGGCAACAACTTATTACCAAATATGCCAAATCCGATGAAGCCGCCGAATATCGGTGGAAAAATGCTTTAGAGAAAGCCAAAGCCAGAGATTACACCAGCGCTTGGAAGTGGGCGCAACCAATTGTGATCAATAACCCTAACAGTATTTTGGCTCCCAGGGCGGGTTTTTGGCTAGGTAAATGGGCAGCAGCCGTAGGGAAACAACAGGAAGCGCAAACTGCCTATGAGTATGTGATTAGCCAGTTTCCTTACTCTTATTATGCCTGGCGATCGGCAAACCTCTTGGGGTTGAATGTCGGCAACTTTGATAACGTCCGTCAACTCACCCCAGAAGTAATTCCCTATCAACGCCCCATACCTCCTACAGGTTCCCCAGCCTTCCAAGAATTGTATTTACTTGGTCAAGATCGTGACGCGTGGTTGCAATGGGAGACAGAATATCTCAATAAACAGGAACCCACAGTAGCAGAACAATTCACCGAAGGCTTGATGCGGTTAGCCAGAGGTGAATATCTGTCAGGAATTAACCTGATTTCTAAACTAGAAGATAGGGAAACACCAGAAGAACAAGCCGAATATCAGGCCTTAAGTAAACAAATTACCTACTGGCAAGCCCGTTACCCGTTCCCCTACTTGAAAGAAATTGAAAAATGGTCATCTGAGCGAGAACTTAATCCCTTGCTAGTTACCGCCTTAATGCGTCAAGAATCCCGGTTTGAAGCAAAAATCAAATCCGTTGTCGGCGCGACTGGCTTAATGCAGGTAATGCCAGATACAGCTAAGTGGATAGCATCAAAAATTCCCTTAGATATCAAGACCATTAATTTAGAGAATCCCAATGACAACGTGATGCTAGGGACATGGTATTTAGATCATACCCATGAGCAGTATGGTAATAATTCCATGTTAGCGATCGCTAGTTACAATGCTGGCCCAGGTAGCGTCGCCCGATGGTTGAAAACTTTACCTAACCAAGACCCAGATGAGTTTGTTGAAGCCATCCCCTTTAATGAAACTAGGGATTATGTCCGCCAGGTATTTGGTAACTATTGGAATTATCTCCGACTATATAATCCTGAGATTGCCAGCATCGTAGCTAAATATTCCGCCGAACAACCGAAATTGCCCGGAAATTAGGGAATAGGGGACGAGGAATTTTATGGTTGTTGATTGTTGACGGTTAACTGTCAACTGTCAACCGTCAACAAATTACACCAATTTGAAAAAAGAATGCGACAAATAAACCATTTGTAGGACGCGATGAATCGCGTCTTCTTCACCTACGCCGTAAAGTACTTAGCTACTGGGTGATAGGTAATAATCGCCGTTGTAGACTGTTCTGGATAAAGTTGCTCACTTTCATCCATGTATAAATTAATTCGGCTAGTCTCCAACAAATCCAGCTGCTTAAACTGGTCTTGAATATTGGGACAAGCTGGGTAGCCAAAACTATACCGGGAACCCTGATAGCGTTGTGCCAAAATATCCCGGATATTGTCCGGTTCTTCAGCACCGAACCCTAACTCACGGCGGATTCTGGCGTGTGTCCACTCAGCCAAGGCTTCTGCTACTTGCACCGCTAAACCGTGAAAATAAAGATAATCAGTGTACTGATTATTCGCAAACAGTTTTTGCGCGAACTCTGTAGCAATATCTCCTACAGTCACCGCCTGCATGGGGAAGACATCGATGATTCCCGAATCTTTCGGTGCAAAGAAATCGGCAATGCACAATCTTCTTGATGACTTTTGTCGGGGAAATTCAAACTGAGTGATTTCTTTGGCATTTGGGCTGTTACTGTCGTAAACATACAAAGTATTACCCTCAGATTGACAAGGAAAATACCCATAAATTACCTGGGGATGTAACAGGTTTTCTGCAATGATGCGCTGTTTCCAAGTTTCTAAAATTGGATAAACTTGCTCATTTAGGAAGGCTTGATATTCTTCCTTTGATTGTTCTTTGGGTTTGCGGAATTGCCATTGTCCTGCAACCAAGGCTTGCAAATCCATATGCCAGAATATTTCTTCTAAGGAAATATCGCTAGGCTGTAATAATTGGGTTCCCCAGAATGGTGGTGTGGGACGGGGGATGTCTACGGCTACGGCTTCGGAACGTCTGGTGTCTACGGGGACTGGGGATTGGGGACTGGGGACTGGGGATTGGGAATTGGGGACTGGGGATTGGGAATTGGTAGGTTCTGTTTCCTCGGTTTCTACTTCATCCAAGAATCCTAAGAAATTGTCCCATTTACCAGTGGCTTTGGCTGGCATTAATTTATCCATGAAATGTAGGTCTGAGAAAGCATCTTTGCCGTAGATGACTTTACCTTTGTAGGTGTTTTGGCAATCTTTATGCACGAATTTCGGGGTTAATGCCGCACCACCTAAAATTACAGGAACATTAATGCCTTTTTCGTTGAAAACCTCCAAATTCTCTTTCATGAATGCGGTGGATTTTACTAGCAAGCCACTCATGGCAATACAATCAGCTTTGTGTTGGTTGTAAGCTTCGATGATATTTTCCACCGGCTGTTTAATTCCCAGGTTAATTACCTTGTAGCCGTTGTTGGACAAGATAATATCCACTAGGTTTTTACCAATGTCGTGAACATCGCCTTTCACGGTGGCAATAATTACTTTACCCTTGGCATTATTGCCACTTTCCGATTTTTCCATGAACGGTTCTAGGTAGGCTACCGCCGCTTTCATGGTTTCGGCTGACTGTAAAACGAAAGGTAGCTGCATTTGTCCGGAACCGAACAATTCCCCGACTACTTTCATCCCATCTAGTAAGAAAGTGTTGATAATTTCTAGGGGGGGATATTGTTCTAAGGCTTTTGTCAGTTGCGCTTCTAAACCAATGCGTTCTCCGTCGATAATGTGGCGTTTGAGGCGTTCTTCGATGGGTAAGCTTTCATCAACGCCTTTGTTGCGTTTGGTGGTGACTCCCTCAAATAATTTGGTTAGTTCTGTTAAGGGGTCGTAGATGCAGACATCGCCGTCAAATTGGCGCTGGTCATAAATTAACTGGCGGCATACCTCCTGATGACGGTCTTCAATCTTCGAGAGTGGTAGAATCTTGCTAGCACTGACGATCGCTGCATCCATGCCAGCTGCCGTTGCTTCATGGAGAAACACAGAGTTTAAGACCATCCGGGAAGCTGGACTCAAGCCAAAGGATATATTGGACACCCCTAAAATAACGTGACACCCTGGCAATTGCTGACGGATACGGCTAATTGATTCAATTGTCGCCTTGCCATTTTCCCTGTCTTCTTCAATCCCTGTGGAAATTGGTAGCGCTAAGGTATCAAAGAATATTTCTGTGGGGGGAATCCCATATTCTACCGCTTGACGATAGGCACGCTGGGCAATTTGAAACTTTTTCTCTGCCGTCCGCGCCATTCCTTCTTCGTCGATTGTACCAATGACAACACCAGCACCGTATTTCTTTGCCAACTCCAGCACTTTTAAAAAACGTGGTTCCCCATCTTCGTAGTTGGTGGAGTTTAGCAAACACTTACCACCAGCTACCTTCAATCCCGCCTCCATCTTTTCCCATTCGGTGGAGTCGAGCATTAAGGGGAGTGTGACATTATTCACAATGCGGGAAACTAGTTCGTGCATATCTCGCACACCGTCCCGTCCCACATAATCCACGTTGACATCCAGGATATGTGCGCCTTCCTTGACTTGCGATCGCGCCATTGATACCAATCCGTCCCAATCTTCCGCATTTAGCAAATCACGGCATTTTTTGGAACCACTGGCGTTGAGACGTTCACCCACAATCAAGAAAGAATTATCTTGTTCGTAGGTTTGAGTACTATATATTGATGCAGCCGCAGGTTCTAAACTTGGTTGTCTCACCTTCGGCTTTAAGTCCTTGGCAATTTCCGCCAATTGTTGAATGTGTTCTGGACGTGTCCCACAGCAACCCCCGATCACTTGGACACCCAAATCTTCAACAAAGTGCATCAACGCCATACGTAATTCCATTGGTGTTAAGCGGTAGTGTGCTTGACCTCCAACGTTTTCCGGTAAACCCGCATTAGGAATACAAGAAACCACAAAGGGCGAATGTTCAGCCAAATATTTAATATGTGGTTTCATCAAGTCTGGGCCTGTGGCACAGTTCAGACCGAGAATATCAATTGGGAAAGGTTCTAAAATTGTCAGGACGGCGTTGATTTCGGAACCGACCAACATTGTCCCCATACTTTCCATTGTCACGGACACCATGAGGGGTATGCGTTCCCCTCTCTTGGCGAAAACTTCTTCAATCCCATTCAGCGCCGCTTTGATTTGCAGCACATCTTGGCAAGTCTCCACCAAAAGTAAATCCACACCACCATCTAACAGTGCTTCTGCTTGTTCAGCAAAAGCAGTTTTGAGGGTGTCAAAGTCAATATGTCCTAAGGTGGGAAGTTTGGTTGTGGGGCCGATGGAACCGGCGACAAACCGGGGTTTATCCGGGGTGGAGAATTCAGCAGCAACACTTTTCGCTAATTCAGCAGCTTTCTTATTCAGGTAATACGTTTGGTCTGCTAAATCATATTCTGCCAAAACAATCGATGTCGCGCCGAAAGTATCAGTTTCGATAACATCTGCACCCACGGCGAGAAAGTCGCGGTGAACCTTGGCGACAGCTTCAGGTTTGGTGTGGACTAGGTATTCGTTACAACCTTCATACTGCACACCCCCGAAATCCTCAGCCGTGAGGTTTTGGGTTTGTAGATTAGTTCCCATTGCACCGTCGAAGACGATAACCGGAAATTCCGGACTGTGCAGGCGTTTCAGGAAAGGATGAGTCATATTTTCCTAGAGGAAATGAGGAAATCAAGTGAGCCTTACGATACTCAACTTACATATATTATTTTCCATAATTGCGAGAGTTTCGTATGCTGAGTATTGGCATTGATGCAGCTTTTGTCTGCTACCGACCGGAAATCATTGCCTAACACAATGTGCGACTTATTTTTGAAACCCCTCTCCAAACCTCTCACGCCAGTTTGCTCAAGTCGGGAAACCCGCCCACGCAACTGGCTCCCCTGCAAGGAGAGAGGCTTTTAATCTTGCTCCCCTTCCCTCGTAGGGAAGGGGTTGGGGGTTAGGTTAGGTGTGAGAGAAAGTTGCACACGGCGTTACCTACAGTCGAACATCAAACAAAGTTTCTATGAGTAAAAGGGGAACAGGGAAATTCAGCCGCTAGATCATTAAACCAGGTCAAAAACCACTGACATGACAACTCCCGACTGATACGCACGACGTAGTAAATGAGAACAAGAAAGACTTAACCCCAGATGGACGCAGATAAATTGGCACGCCAGCAGACTAGAAAACACTATAAACGTGATTTTGGTGTTGCAAAATTAAAGTAGTTGTAGCCAAAGATAGACAACACTCATAGGATTTTTTACTCTTTGTGTAAGGATTACAGTTCATGAAAGTTCTTAAAAGGTCAATTAAACCAGAAACCTACATATCATTTCTCTACATTTACCAAACTACTTGGGGTACTGCTGGTGATATCTGTTTAATCCGTGAATCTGTGGCTAACTCTGGTATGTCAAAATTTATCGGTCGGAAAGTCCAGCTAGCGCTACCCAAAGGATTAGAGCGCGATCGCGTGGCTAACTTTCCAGTCATCAAAGTTGCAGGTAACGTCGGCGAAGGACACCCCAAAGAACACCCCCATGAATGGGAACTTTATGAAGGCGTAGATCGTGAAATAGCGATCGCAGCTCTCAAGCCTTGGGGTTTCAAGTTAATTGAGTCTCAAGATTAAAGGGGCGATCGCTACAACGGAGTTACACTTGTTTCTCTTCC contains:
- a CDS encoding transglycosylase SLT domain-containing protein; translated protein: MLKKLQKKQISIIAGAALFAFSAGAMVSAPEIGKSLGQWLNVTQGQPKDLSEGSRAKSDVFPLISQSPVERAAKLEELSQNSRSPDRERARYLLASDYIDTKQGQKALELLTGLEKSYPVLAPYILLKQAQAQDLLGEDGKASDLRQQVLKQYPKEAAVVKAIYLIAQPKLQDTAIAQFPSHPLTWEIIRKRLSENPNQPQLQLILAQHAYTQPGIVGVLDELGKQTNLQPQDWEVIGTAYWENNQFLKAANAYAKAPKTARNLYRTARGWQVGGKNREQAISTYKQLVQQFPDARETGLGLVRLAEMTKTNKDALPYLNQVIAKFPEQASQALVKKAEILTALKDEKAAQQTWQQLITKYAKSDEAAEYRWKNALEKAKARDYTSAWKWAQPIVINNPNSILAPRAGFWLGKWAAAVGKQQEAQTAYEYVISQFPYSYYAWRSANLLGLNVGNFDNVRQLTPEVIPYQRPIPPTGSPAFQELYLLGQDRDAWLQWETEYLNKQEPTVAEQFTEGLMRLARGEYLSGINLISKLEDRETPEEQAEYQALSKQITYWQARYPFPYLKEIEKWSSERELNPLLVTALMRQESRFEAKIKSVVGATGLMQVMPDTAKWIASKIPLDIKTINLENPNDNVMLGTWYLDHTHEQYGNNSMLAIASYNAGPGSVARWLKTLPNQDPDEFVEAIPFNETRDYVRQVFGNYWNYLRLYNPEIASIVAKYSAEQPKLPGN
- the metH gene encoding methionine synthase, translating into MTHPFLKRLHSPEFPVIVFDGAMGTNLQTQNLTAEDFGGVQYEGCNEYLVHTKPEAVAKVHRDFLAVGADVIETDTFGATSIVLAEYDLADQTYYLNKKAAELAKSVAAEFSTPDKPRFVAGSIGPTTKLPTLGHIDFDTLKTAFAEQAEALLDGGVDLLLVETCQDVLQIKAALNGIEEVFAKRGERIPLMVSVTMESMGTMLVGSEINAVLTILEPFPIDILGLNCATGPDLMKPHIKYLAEHSPFVVSCIPNAGLPENVGGQAHYRLTPMELRMALMHFVEDLGVQVIGGCCGTRPEHIQQLAEIAKDLKPKVRQPSLEPAAASIYSTQTYEQDNSFLIVGERLNASGSKKCRDLLNAEDWDGLVSMARSQVKEGAHILDVNVDYVGRDGVRDMHELVSRIVNNVTLPLMLDSTEWEKMEAGLKVAGGKCLLNSTNYEDGEPRFLKVLELAKKYGAGVVIGTIDEEGMARTAEKKFQIAQRAYRQAVEYGIPPTEIFFDTLALPISTGIEEDRENGKATIESISRIRQQLPGCHVILGVSNISFGLSPASRMVLNSVFLHEATAAGMDAAIVSASKILPLSKIEDRHQEVCRQLIYDQRQFDGDVCIYDPLTELTKLFEGVTTKRNKGVDESLPIEERLKRHIIDGERIGLEAQLTKALEQYPPLEIINTFLLDGMKVVGELFGSGQMQLPFVLQSAETMKAAVAYLEPFMEKSESGNNAKGKVIIATVKGDVHDIGKNLVDIILSNNGYKVINLGIKQPVENIIEAYNQHKADCIAMSGLLVKSTAFMKENLEVFNEKGINVPVILGGAALTPKFVHKDCQNTYKGKVIYGKDAFSDLHFMDKLMPAKATGKWDNFLGFLDEVETEETEPTNSQSPVPNSQSPVPSPQSPVPVDTRRSEAVAVDIPRPTPPFWGTQLLQPSDISLEEIFWHMDLQALVAGQWQFRKPKEQSKEEYQAFLNEQVYPILETWKQRIIAENLLHPQVIYGYFPCQSEGNTLYVYDSNSPNAKEITQFEFPRQKSSRRLCIADFFAPKDSGIIDVFPMQAVTVGDIATEFAQKLFANNQYTDYLYFHGLAVQVAEALAEWTHARIRRELGFGAEEPDNIRDILAQRYQGSRYSFGYPACPNIQDQFKQLDLLETSRINLYMDESEQLYPEQSTTAIITYHPVAKYFTA